The following are encoded in a window of Manihot esculenta cultivar AM560-2 chromosome 8, M.esculenta_v8, whole genome shotgun sequence genomic DNA:
- the LOC110613053 gene encoding uncharacterized protein LOC110613053: MNEIDEAVQVQEEILEHTPQALGGQANASSSSSVRTRGPNLGHPIPSNPSDRQLIRLKGTVFLDSTVTRSITNDIKMRYTAPWKTWSEIPLKTKDELFGLFRSRYVWDESEEGMVRIAWEKVGKERLRDILNRVRSELLRKHKKTDVAYLYNLGPDWMEAEIWNELVAYWSTLEWRKKSEAGKTNRNVEKEGLLRNTLVVQ; this comes from the exons ATGAATGAAATAGATGAGGCAGTACAGGTGCAGGAGGAAATACTGGAGCACACTCCACAAGCATTAGGGGGCCAAGCGAACGCATCCTCTTCATCATCAGTTCGAACTAGAGGTCCGAATTTGGGACATCCTATCCCATCAAACCCGTCTGATCGACAATTGATTAGATTGAAAGGAACTGT ttttttaGATTCCACGGTTACTAGATCAATCACTAATGACATTAAGATGCGCTATACTGCTCCATGGAAAACTTGGTCAGAAATACCTTTAAAGACAAAAGACGAGCTCTTCGGACTTTTTCGG AGTCGATATGTATGGGATGAGAGTGAAGAAGGTATGGTTCGAATTGCTTGGGAAAAGGTAGGTAAAGAAAGACTGCGAGACATTCTTAATAGAGTTAGGAGCGAATTGTTGCGCAAGCACAAGAAGACAGATGTTGCTTATCTATACAATTTAGGACCAGATTGGATGGAGGCAGAGATATGGAATGAACTTGTTGCATATTGGAGTACACTAGAGTGGAGAAAGAAATCAGAAGCTGGTAAAACAAATAGAAACGTAGAAAAAGAGGGACTATTACGAAACACTCTGGTGGTTCAATAA
- the LOC122724332 gene encoding uncharacterized protein LOC122724332 has protein sequence MYPFERYLRRLKNNVRNKARVEGSICNAYLVEEATSFCAHYFESYVQTRHRKVPRNVDISESTENYEGNLSIFMQSGRPIGKGTTRYLMEDEYKAAQVYILLNCPEVKPYIE, from the exons ATGTATCCTTTTGAACG atatcTGCGACGGCTTAAGAATAATGTCAGAAATAAAGCTAGAGTCGAGGGATCAATATGTAATGCGTACCTAGTAGAAGAAGCAACTTCATTTTGTGCACATTACTTTGAATCGTATGTCCAAACTAGACATCGAAAAGTGCCAAGGAATGTTGATATTTCAGAAAGTACTGAAAATTATGAAGGCAATCTATCAATCTTCATGCAGTCCGGTCGACCAATAGGAAAAGGGACAACCAGATatcttatggaggatgagtatAAAGCAGCACAAGTgtacatattattaaattgtcCAGAAGTGAAACCCTATATTGAGTAA